Proteins encoded by one window of Pelmatolapia mariae isolate MD_Pm_ZW linkage group LG14, Pm_UMD_F_2, whole genome shotgun sequence:
- the LOC134640617 gene encoding extracellular calcium-sensing receptor-like, with protein sequence MNTVYSDYTSMPEPAKCKGSIITSELQSSRAMVFAIEEINNSTELLPGIRLGYQIYDSCASVPVAVHMAFQFLNCFDPVFSMDNNCSHSGMVMAVVGGSGSTTSISLSQVIRSFNIPQVSHFSTCACLSDKQQYPNFFRTIPSDQFQAEAMAKLVKHFGWTWIGAVRSDSDYGNNGMASFLKAAQKEGICVEYSLSFHRTYPHSRIQRVADVIRRSTAMVVVALLSLGDMRALLEELSYEPSPSRQWIGSESWVTNPELMRFSFCAGAIGFGIPKSIIPGLRDFLLNLSPSQVASSQILTEFWEDAFNCTLTKNAAAKKKVCDGNEDIQNLQNQYTDTSQLRVTNMAYKAMYAVAHAIHNAVCQEINGTIECDKFTKLESKQILIELKKANFSQNGYDVSFDANGDPVAIYELVNWQKSENGMTEIVTVGLYDASRPVGQEFQIDKNITWMEGSMKVPVSVCTDSCPPGTRKVLQKGKPICCYDCTACPEGEISNSTDSTDCLPCQKEFWPNKKRDTCIPKPVEYLSFQDLLGIILATFSVIGACLTIVTAAVFFCHRTSPIVRANNSELSFLLLISLTLCFLCSLTFIGAPSEWSCMLRHTAFGITFVLCISCVLGKTIVVLMAFKATIPGSNVMKWFGPPQQRMTVVSFTFIQVLICTVWLVVNPPFPMKNLTAYKEKIVLECALGSAAGFWAVLGYLGILAAFCFVLAVLARKLPDNFNEAKLITFSMLIFCTVWITFIPAYVSSPGKFTVVVEIFAILASSFGLIMCIFAPKCFIILFKPEKNTKKYLINKNQL encoded by the exons ATGAACACAGTTTACAGTGACTACACCAGCATGCCTGAGCCTGCAAAATGCAAAGGAAG CATTATCACCAGTGAACTGCAATCATCACGTGCAATGGTTTTTGCCATAGAAGAGATTAACAACAGCACAGAGCTGCTGCCCGGAATCAGGCTCGGGTATCAGATCTATGACTCATGTGCATCAGTGCCTGTAGCAGTGCACATGGCATTTCAGTTTCTAAATTGCTTCGACCCTGTGTTTTCCATGGATAACAATTGCTCACATTCTGGTATGGTGATGGCTGTTGTTGGTGGCTCTGGGTCTACGACTTCCATCAGTTTGTCACAAGTCATCAGGTCCTTTAACATTCCCCAA GTTAGCCACTTTTCAACATGCGCATGTTTGTCTGACAAGCAGCAGTACCCAAATTTTTTCAGAACAATTCCCAGTGACCAGTTCCAAGCTGAAGCAATGGCCAAGCTGGTAAAACACTTTGGCTGGACTTGGATAGGTGCTGTTCGGTCAGATTCGGATTATGGAAATAATGGCATGGCTTCATTTCTAAAAGCAGCACAGAAAGAGGGGATCTGTGTGGAATACTCTCTTTCTTTCCATCGAACATACCCACATAGCAGAATTCAGAGAGTAGCAGATGTGATCCGCAG GTCTACAGCCATGGTTGTTGTAGCACTTCTATCTTTAGGGGACATGAGGGCACTGTTGGAGGAGCTATCATATGAGCCTTCCCCGTCTCGCCAGTGGATTGGCAGTGAATCATGGGTAACTAACCCAGAATTAATGAGGTTCAGTTTCTGTGCTGGGGCCATTGGATTTGGGATTCCAAAGTCTATAATCCCAGGTCTCAGAGACTTCCTGCTGAATCTGTCCCCCTCACAAGTGGCTTCTTCTCAAATACTTACTGAGTTCTGGGAGGATGCATTCAACTGCACACTGACCAAAA ATGCCGCTGCAAAGAAGAAAGTATGTGATGGAAATGAAGacatacagaatctgcaaaaccaGTACACCGACACATCACAGCTCAGAGTTACTAACATGGCGTACAAGGCCATGTATGCAGTAGCACATGCCATCCATAATGCAGTGTGCCAGGAAATAAATGGCACTATAGAGTGTGACAAGTTCACCAAGTTAGAGTCCAAACAG ATTTTAATTGAGCTGAAGAAGGCAAATTTTTCCCAAAATGGCTATGATGTGTCATTTGACGCTAATGGGGATCCTGTGGCTATTTATGAACTGGTTAACTGGCAGAAAAGTGAAAATGGCATGACTGAGATAGTGACTGTAGGGCTGTATGACGCATCACGGCCCGTGGGCCAGGAATTCCAGATCGACAAAAACATTACCTGGATGGAGGGTAGCATGAAA GTGCCAGTGTCAGTGTGCACGGACAGTTGTCCTCCAGGAACTCGTAAAGTGTTGCAGAAAGGAAAACCCATCTGCTGCTATGACTGTACAGCATGTCCTGAGGGAGAAATTAGTAATAGTACAG aTTCGACTGATTGTTTACCTTGTCAAAAAGAATTCTGGCCTAACAAAAAGAGAGACACTTGCATCCCTAAGCCTGTGGAGTATCTCTCTTTTCAGGACCTCCTAGGAATTATCCTGGCTACATTCTCAGTCATTGGTGCCTGTCTGACCATCGTAACTGCGGCTGTATTCTTTTGTCACAGGACATCTCCAATTGTCAGGGCCAACAACTCTGAGCTGAGCTTcctgctgctcatctcactgactcTGTGTTTCTTATGTTCATTAACTTTCATTGGAGCACCATCAGAGTGGTCCTGCATGCTGCGTCACACTGCATTTGGCATCACCTTTGTACTCTGTATCTCCTGTGTACTTGGGAAAACTATAGTGGTTTTAATGGCTTTTAAAGCTACAATTCCAGGTAGTAATGTGATGAAATGGTTTGGTCCTCCACAGCAAAGAATGACTGTTGTGTCTTTCACCTTTATTCAAGTTTTAATATGTACTGTTTGGTTGGTAGTGAACCCTCCCTTTCCAATGAAAAATCTAACTGCATACAAGGAGAAAATCGTATTGGAATGTGCATTAGGCTCTGCTGCTGGCTTCTGGGCTGTGCTTGGATACTTAGGCATACTGGCTgccttttgctttgttttagctGTCTTAGCCCGCAAATTACCTGATAATTTCAATGAAGCTAAGCTTATCACCTTCAGCATGCTAATATTTTGTACTGTCTGGATCACATTTATCCCAGCATATGTCAGCTCTCCTGGGAAATTCACTGTAGTTGTGGAGATTTTTGCAATTCTGGCCTCCAGCTTTGGTCTAATAATGTGTATATTTGCTCCCAAGTGTTTTATCATATTGTTTAAGCCTGAGAAAAACACTAAGAAATATTTAATCAACAAAAATCAGTTATAG